GATGAGTCCTGCTGGTTGGCAGAGGCATTGAAAGATAGCTTTTCGGCGCACAAGATCAACATCGCGGCCTTGGGCAATATGGTCAGCCAATTACACGTTCACCATATCGTGCGATATCGGGGCGATCCGGCATGGCCTGCTCCAGTTTGGGGCAAGTTACCCGCGGTGGCCTATAACGATGAACAATTGAGCGAGTGTGTGCAGCGATTGAAGTCTGTGCTCACAACCAACTTCACTTATGCGGAGCAGTTCAAGTGACTGAGCAATTGATAGCGAGAGTGGATGAATTGGAAGTGCGCCTGGCGTTTCAGGATGACACCATACAAGCGCTGAATGATGTGGTGAGTCGCCAGGAGTTGGAACTGGGAAAGCTGCGGCGGGCCTTGGAGTTGGTGGCCCGCCGACAGGCTGATCTTGCGGCATCCATGCCGGGGGATGCGGAGGATGATCAACCTCCGCCCCATTACTGACGGCAGCTCAGTCCAGCGGCTCGACGTCCTCGGCCTGCAAGCCTTTTTCCCGATGTGCCACGACGAACTCCACCCGTTGCCCTTCCAGCAGCACACGATGCCCTTCGCCACGGATGGCGCGGAAGTGTACGAAAACATCCTCACCCTGATCCCGCGAAATGAAGCCGAAACCTTTGCTGGTGTTGAACCACTTCACCGTACCCATCTCCCGTGCGCTGTCGTTAGTGCGATGCGCACGAGCTGGGCGGGGCAGCATGCCGGTCAGGCTGAGTACGGCGAACAGGCAGACGCCAGCGACGCTGATGCCGACTGCCAGGGTCAGCAAGGTACCGGCTGCGGGGTTGGCCAGCAGTGTCACCAGTGGAACCAGCGCCCCCAGCAACAATAATACCGAGCCGAGAATGGATAAGGTGTTGCGTATCGGGGAGCGGGTGCGTGCGTTATTGCTGAACTGTTGAATATTGACCAGTCCCAGCAGCATGGCGGAGATTGCTGAAAGGTCGATGAGGCCATTCTGACTGAAGAAGGGCACGCTGAAATACAGACCGGACAGCAGTGCTGCCAGGCCGACGATCAAGTGAAGGTAACGGATACTGTTCAAAACGATTCATCCTGTTGCAACTGTGGCTATGACGGATCCGGCGGTAGTTGTGTTATGGCCGGGTGCGCACTCTAACCTGAAAACGTTGCTGTCACAAAGAGGATGAAGGGGTAAAGCAGGGGCGGAAGAGGATCCGCCCCGCAAGAGTTTACTTTTCCAGAAGACTGCGCAGCATCCATGCGGTTTTTTCATGGGCCTGCATGCGCTGGGTCAGCAAGTCAGCGCTGGGCTCGTCACTGGCCTTCTCGCAAGCAGGGAAGGCTTCGCGGGCGGTGCGGGCACAGGTTTCATGGCCTTCCACCAGCAGGCGGATCATGTCGGTGGCTTCGGGCACGCCGTCCTCTTCCTTGATCGAGCTCAGTTTGGCGAAGGCCTTATAAGTACCCGGCGCCGGAAAACCCAAGGTGCGGATGCGCTCGGCAATCTCGTCAACGGCTGCTGCCAGTTCGGTGTACTGGCCTTCGAACATGGTGTGCAGGGTCTGGAACATTGGTCCCTTGACGTTCCAGTGGAAATTATGGGTTTTCAGATACAGGGTATAGGTGTCCGCCAGCAGATGAGACAGACCCTCAGCGATTTGCTCCCGATCCTTCTGGTTGATACCGATATCAATCTTCATTTTTATCTCCAAGGTTGCAGCGGAAAATGTTCAATCAGTATATGTCGTCGCGGGTCTTGCTCAAGTCCTGTTTGCTAATCGTCGCCATTGGGTCGGACTATGAAGTCTGTGTCGCACCGGCAATGCTCGCCTGAGGCGGGTTACTTCGGGTATATTATGGCGCTTTTATCTATCCGCGCTGACGCATGGGCCAAGCCGCTTGGCCAGGACGCAGCCGCTCTGTCGACAACAGGATTCCACACCATGATGCGTACCCACTATTGCGGCCAGTTGAACGAAACACTGGCGGACCAGGAAATCACACTCTGCGGCTGGGTCCATCGCCGTCGCGACCATGGTGGTGTGATCTTTCTGGATATCCGTGACCGTGAAGGCCTGGCCCAGGTGGTATTCGATCCGGATAGGGAAGATACCTTCGCTCTGGCCGACCGGGTGCGCAGCGAATTCGTGGTCAAGGTGCGTGGCAAGGTACGTCCGCGTCCGGCCGGTGCAGTCAATCCGAACATGGCCTCTGGTGCGATTGAAGTGCTCGGCTATGAACTGGAAGTGCTGAACCAGGCCGAGACCCCGCCGTTCCCGCTGGACGAGTATTCCGATGTCGGCGAAGAAACGCGCCTGCGTTATCGCTTCATCGACCTGCGTCGTCCGGAAATGGCCGCCAAGCTGAAGCTGCGCTCGCGTATCACCAGCAGCATCCGCCGCTATCTGGATGACAATGGCTTCCTTGATGTGGAAACGCCGATCCTTACTCGCGCCACGCCCGAAGGTGCCCGTGACTATCTGGTGCCCAGCCGCACCCATCCCGGCAACTTCTTTGCACTGCCGCAATCGCCGCAGCTGTTCAAGCAGTTGCTGATGGTGGCAGGCTTCGATCGTTATTATCAGATCGCCAAGTGCTTCCGCGATGAAGATCTGCGTGCTGACCGTCAGCCGGAATTCACCCAGATCGATATCGAAACCAGCTTCCTCGACGAACAGGACATCATGGGCCTGACCGAGGGCATGATCCGCGGTCTGTTCAAGGAAGTACTGGATGTGGACCTGGGCGACTTCCCGCACATGACCTTTGAAGAGGCCCAGCGTCGCTATGGTTCGGACAAGCCGGACCTGCGCAACCCGCTGGAGCTGGTGGACGTGGCTGACCAGTTGACCGAGGTCGACTTCAAGGTGTTCAGTGGCCCCGCCAAGGACCCCAAAGGGCGCGTTGCCGCACTGCGCGTGCCAAGTGGTGCCGCCATGCCGCGCAAGCAGATCGACGAATACACCAAGTTCGTTGGCATCTATGGTGCCAAGGGGCTGGCTTACATCAAGGTCAATGAGCGGGCCAAGGGTGTTGAGGGATTGCAGTCACCGATCGTCAAGTTCATCCCTGAGGACAACCTCAATGTCATCCTTGACCGCGTTGGTGCGGTGGATGGCGATATCGTGTTTTTCGGCGCAGACCAGGCGCGGATCGTCTCCGAGGCGTTGGGCGCACTGCGTATCCGACTGGGTCATGACCTGAATCTGCTGACCTGTGAATGGGCACCGTTGTGGGTGGTCGACTTCCCGATGTTCGAAGAGAACGATGACGGCAGCCTCAGCGCGCTGCACCACCCGTTCACTGCACCCAAGTGCTCCCCGGAAGAGCTGCAGGCCAACCCCGGCGCGGCGCTGTCCCGTGCCTATGACATGGTGCTCAAC
Above is a genomic segment from Halopseudomonas litoralis containing:
- a CDS encoding HIT domain-containing protein; protein product: MYSLHPQLVNDGIWVGDFELSTLLLINDMQYPWFVLVPRREDVTEVFQLEQADRQQLLDESCWLAEALKDSFSAHKINIAALGNMVSQLHVHHIVRYRGDPAWPAPVWGKLPAVAYNDEQLSECVQRLKSVLTTNFTYAEQFK
- a CDS encoding Dps family protein, which translates into the protein MKIDIGINQKDREQIAEGLSHLLADTYTLYLKTHNFHWNVKGPMFQTLHTMFEGQYTELAAAVDEIAERIRTLGFPAPGTYKAFAKLSSIKEEDGVPEATDMIRLLVEGHETCARTAREAFPACEKASDEPSADLLTQRMQAHEKTAWMLRSLLEK
- a CDS encoding cold-shock protein, with the protein product MNSIRYLHLIVGLAALLSGLYFSVPFFSQNGLIDLSAISAMLLGLVNIQQFSNNARTRSPIRNTLSILGSVLLLLGALVPLVTLLANPAAGTLLTLAVGISVAGVCLFAVLSLTGMLPRPARAHRTNDSAREMGTVKWFNTSKGFGFISRDQGEDVFVHFRAIRGEGHRVLLEGQRVEFVVAHREKGLQAEDVEPLD
- a CDS encoding SlyX family protein; translation: MTEQLIARVDELEVRLAFQDDTIQALNDVVSRQELELGKLRRALELVARRQADLAASMPGDAEDDQPPPHY
- the aspS gene encoding aspartate--tRNA ligase — protein: MMRTHYCGQLNETLADQEITLCGWVHRRRDHGGVIFLDIRDREGLAQVVFDPDREDTFALADRVRSEFVVKVRGKVRPRPAGAVNPNMASGAIEVLGYELEVLNQAETPPFPLDEYSDVGEETRLRYRFIDLRRPEMAAKLKLRSRITSSIRRYLDDNGFLDVETPILTRATPEGARDYLVPSRTHPGNFFALPQSPQLFKQLLMVAGFDRYYQIAKCFRDEDLRADRQPEFTQIDIETSFLDEQDIMGLTEGMIRGLFKEVLDVDLGDFPHMTFEEAQRRYGSDKPDLRNPLELVDVADQLTEVDFKVFSGPAKDPKGRVAALRVPSGAAMPRKQIDEYTKFVGIYGAKGLAYIKVNERAKGVEGLQSPIVKFIPEDNLNVILDRVGAVDGDIVFFGADQARIVSEALGALRIRLGHDLNLLTCEWAPLWVVDFPMFEENDDGSLSALHHPFTAPKCSPEELQANPGAALSRAYDMVLNGTELGGGSIRIHRREMQQVVFDILGISAEEQQEKFGFLLDALKYGAPPHGGLAFGLDRLVMLVTGAQSIREVIAFPKTQSAACVMTQAPGVVDAKALRELSIRLREQPKVE